The window GACCGCATAAGAAAGTCTTTAAAATTGGATGCTCGTACTATGTTTGAGTTTTCAGAAGTTAGGTCTTTATTATTACaagatattgttgttgtattgttggTTGAATTAGTACATGACAATAATACTTTGTCATTATTAAACGATATCGACGTCGATGTTGTCAAGGGTAACATCCCTATTTCTGGATTTGTACGTAATATTGTTGTTTCTTCTGCAAACCATATTCGACGTTTAGATATAGCTGCATCTTTTAAAAGTTGCTCTTCTTCGACAACGTTGTTTTCTATACTAATGCAATTATTTCGCTCAGCCGGTGCTTGCATTACACCTAACTGAGGTAGCATGAAACAAGTCAGTTGAGTTTTTTTTGATATGTCTGCATACTGCAATGGTATTAGAGGTTGAGATTGATTATTGCTAATCCACAAAGATGTTAAATTTACTAGACTTAAGAGAGTCACAGGTAAAGTAGCgatattattttgaacaatattCAAAACTTTGAGATTCGTTAAGTGTCCTATATTATCGGGCAATGCAGCTATTTTATTGCGACTAATGCTTAGGACACTAAGTACGGAACAAGAACATATTTCATCAGGTAATTTTCGCAAATTATTATCATCAGCAAATAAATACCGTAATTTTCTTAACATTCCTATTGTATTTGGTAAACGAATCAGTTTGTTGTGACTTACAACTAATTCTtctaaattttccaaataagaTATGCTACTAGGCAGTTCGGTCAATTCATTTGATTCACATTTTAATGTTACCAAAGACTTGAGCATGCCAATGCTAAAAGGTAGAgctgttaaattatttattgaaattgttaaaacctcTAAATTACGACAATTGCCAATTTCATTTGGCAAGTAACTCAAGCAATTTCCATGTGCGTCACAATGTACTAGTTCCCGTAATTTTCCAATCTGATTTGGAAAATCTTGAATTTGATTGAAATCAAACCAAAGTTCACGCAATTGCTTTAGTTCGCCAATGACTTCAGGCAATTTGGTAAACTCATTACATCCAATATCAAGGCGTTGTAAATTCGTCAAACGCTGAATCGATTTTggtaatgaaattaaattatttgtacgTAGTTCTACTATACGCAAATTCACCAAACGACCAAAATTTGCGGGCAAAAACTCCAAATATGTTTCGTTTAATATAAGCTCTTGCAATGAAATCAGACATGTTATTGCATCCGGTAATTTTTGCAAGGTATTACAGCTAAGATCTAAGTGTGTTAAATGCTTACAGGATTTTATGTTGTCTGGAAcgtttgatataaaatttttacttaaatttaattgcTGTAACTGGCGCAACGATCCGATGGCTTCTGGAATGCTTTCCAAGCTATTGTTATTCGCCAATAAAACTTTAAGTCCTTGACAGTAAAATAATTGCGGCGGAATATAGTTGATCCTTGTTGACATTACATTCAATTCCTCCAAAGTCCTTTCATATTGCCACACTTGAGGAAATGATTCTGACAATATATTATtgctatagtccagtttatttatattattctccattcgaaattgaaaacaaggaaataattttgataaagaCATAATTTATGTAGCATTACTATCAGCTATTGATTCttagtttatttgtatttcatgaAGGCACAATACttgttatattatattttaacattacAGTGACATCAAATCCATTACCAAATCCcctaacaataaataaatactatcgCAAAATTTACATTGAGA of the Lucilia cuprina isolate Lc7/37 chromosome 2, ASM2204524v1, whole genome shotgun sequence genome contains:
- the LOC111689800 gene encoding protein lap1, with the translated sequence MSLSKLFPCFQFRMENNINKLDYSNNILSESFPQVWQYERTLEELNVMSTRINYIPPQLFYCQGLKVLLANNNSLESIPEAIGSLRQLQQLNLSKNFISNVPDNIKSCKHLTHLDLSCNTLQKLPDAITCLISLQELILNETYLEFLPANFGRLVNLRIVELRTNNLISLPKSIQRLTNLQRLDIGCNEFTKLPEVIGELKQLRELWFDFNQIQDFPNQIGKLRELVHCDAHGNCLSYLPNEIGNCRNLEVLTISINNLTALPFSIGMLKSLVTLKCESNELTELPSSISYLENLEELVVSHNKLIRLPNTIGMLRKLRYLFADDNNLRKLPDEICSCSVLSVLSISRNKIAALPDNIGHLTNLKVLNIVQNNIATLPVTLLSLVNLTSLWISNNQSQPLIPLQYADISKKTQLTCFMLPQLGVMQAPAERNNCISIENNVVEEEQLLKDAAISKRRIWFAEETTILRTNPEIGMLPLTTSTSISFNNDKVLLSCTNSTNNTTTISCNNKDLTSENSNIVRASNFKDFLMRSPTPYPKELRLMAKYVHVNNAKTPNNCNNHNQVIFFNENRSDNKTSNQSLQPKNCPEYWSCNTSKEQPLGNISEIDKRNIQVESNFSHENIQSYIQQRQRQDIEIEKDLQKHTENSSNLGQQFVNVENIPKPPPYHIARCFTKKSVDDLTKYEFVRKRQEQNHNFHRFKDMIDDNSQLCLQTGPIFKNLSNKPELNFDFVNNLMVQKIDQKEEASKSEEFKGAENTLTSILSKNELLEPINTLQRSNIFPKTKNRSRTKWLFGAHRNPRVIQVNINLENGRDFEIDILPNKEGIFVVSTSSESNASQLIQPFDKLLEVDGVDFTNISINEARQVLHNSRPLKSIMLSRK